A window from Bubalus kerabau isolate K-KA32 ecotype Philippines breed swamp buffalo chromosome 5, PCC_UOA_SB_1v2, whole genome shotgun sequence encodes these proteins:
- the LOC129653764 gene encoding olfactory receptor 8B8-like: MDIGNSSLVTEFILVGLTKHPEIQVPLFFLFLGIYIITVAGNLGLVTLIRLTSHLHTPMYYFLLNLSCIDLCYSSVITPKLLVNFLSKRNTISYAGCMTQLFFYCFFVNAECYVLTVMAYDRYVAICKPLLYKVTMSPQVCSLMAVIVYLGAFIAAWAHTGCMLRLTFCDANTINHYMCDILPLLELSCTSTHINELVVLIIVGFDVGVPGLTVTVSYVFILSSILHISSTEGRSKAFSTCSSHIIVVSVFFGSGAFMYLHPSSVLSMNQKKVSTVFYTILVPMLNPLIYSFRNKEVKVALKKTFSRKIFF; encoded by the coding sequence ATGGATATTGGAAACAGCTCATTGGTCACTGAGTTTATCCTTGTGGGTTTAACTAAACATCCGGAGATCCAGGTGCCCCTGTTCTTCCTCTTCTTGGGAATTTACATAATCACCGTGGCAGGAAACCTGGGCTTGGTCACTCTAATTAGACTGACTTCTCACCTCCACACTCCAATGTACTACTTCCTCCTTAATTTATCCTGTATTGATCTCTGTTACTCTTCTGTCATCACCCCCAAACTGTTGGTAAACTTTCTGTCAAAGAGGAACACCATCTCCTATGCAGGATGCATGACTCAGCTGTTTTTCTACTGCTTCTTTGTCAATGCAGAGTGCTATGTACTGACAGTGATGGCCTATgatcgctatgtggccatctgcaagcccctGTTGTACAAGGTCACCATGTCCCCTCAGGTCTGCTCTCTAATGGCTGTGATTGTATACTTGGGGGCCTTTATTGCTGCCTGGGCCCACACAGGATGCATGTTGAGGTTGACCTTCTGTGATGCCAACACCATCAACCACTACATGTGTGACATCCTCCCCCTCCTGGAGCTCTCCTGCACCAGCACTCACATCAATGAACTGGTGGTTCTCATCATCGTTGGCTTTGATGTTGGTGTGCCTGGCCTCACCGTCACTGTTTCATATGTTTTTATCCTTTCCAGTATCCTCCACATCAGTTCCACAGAAGGAAGGTCCAAAGCGTTCAGTACTTGTAGCTCACATATAattgttgtttctgttttctttgggtCAGGGGCATTCATGTATCTTCATCCTTCTTCTGTTTTGTCCATGAACCAGAAGAAAGTGTCCACTGTATTCTATACCATTTTGGTGCCTATGCTTAATCCTCTGATCTATAGCTTCAGAAATAAGGAGGTTAAGGTTGCCCTGAAAAAAACCTtcagtagaaaaatatttttctga
- the LOC129653760 gene encoding olfactory receptor 8B3-like, translating to MAPGNGSFVTKFILLGLTNQPDLQLPLFFLFLGMYMVTVLGNLGLIMLIALNSHLHTPMYFFLSNLSFIDLCYSSVFTPKMLINFLPNKNIISYMECMTQLYFCFFSISECYVLTSMSYDRYAAVCKPLLYNAAMSPKVCSSLMLGSYLMAFSGAMAHTGCMLRLTFCDANTINHYFCDILPLLELSCTSTYVSELEVFIVVGINIIVPSLTIFVSYGLILTNILHISSTEGRSKAFSTCSSHIIAVSLFFGSGAFMYLKPPSAVSMDEGKISSVFYTNMIPMMNPLIYSLRNKDVKLALRKALSRRQF from the coding sequence ATGGCTCCTGGAAATGGCTCTTTTGTGACCAAATTCATTCTGTTGGGATTAACCAACCAGCCAGATCTCCAACTCCCTCTATTCTTCCTGTTCCTAGGAATGTACATGGTCACTGTGCTGGGAAATTTGGGATTGATAATGTTAATTGCACTGAATTCACACCtacacacccccatgtactttttcctttctAACTTATCTTTCATAGACCTCTGTTATTCTTCTGTATTTACACCCAAAATGCTGATTAACTTCTTACCAAATAAGAATATTATTTCTTACATGGAGTGCATGACCCAgctctacttctgtttttttaGCATTTCTGAATGCTATGTGCTGACATCAATGTCCTATGACCGCTATGCGGCCGTCTGTAAGCCACTCTTATATAATGCTGCCATGTCCCCTAAAGTGTGTTCCAGCCTTATGCTTGGTTCCTACTTGATGGCATTTTCTGGTGCCATGGCTCATACTGGATGCATGCTGAGACTGACCTTCTGTGATGCAAACACCATCAACCATTATTTCTGTGACATCCTCCCTCTGCTCGAGCTCTCCTGCACAAGTACCTACGTCAGTGAGCTGGAAGTGTTTATTGTAGTAGGCATCAATATCATTGTGCCCAGTctcaccatctttgtctcttatgGTCTCATCCTCACCAACATCCTCCACATCAGCTCCACAGAGGGCAGGTCCAAAGCCTTCAGCACCTGCAGTTCGCACATCATTgctgtttctctcttctttggaTCAGGGGCATTCATGTATCTCAAACCACCTTCTGCTGTGTCTATGGATGAGGGGAAAATCTCTTCCGTCTTTTACACCAATATGATTCCTATGATGAACCCATTAATCTACAGCTTGAGGAACAAAGACGTTAAACTTGCTCTGAGAAAAGCTCTGAGTAGGAGACAGTTTTAA
- the LOC129653762 gene encoding olfactory receptor 8B3-like, whose translation MRHYGRAGLFSNGTLLSCIHRFPQRRMAPGNDSFVTEFILLGLTDQPDLQLPLFLLFLGMYMITILGNLGLIILITLNSNLHTPMYFFLFNLSFIDLCYSSVFTPRMMINFTSKKNIISYMGCMTQLYFFCFFVISECYVLTSMAYDRYVAICNPLLYNVVMSPKVCSNLVLGSYLMAFSGAMAHTGCMLRLTFCDANTINHYFCDVHPLLQLSCTSTYVNELVVFIVVGINIIVPSFIIFVSYCLILTNILQIKSTEGRSKAFSTCTSHIIAVSLFFGSMSFMYLKPSSAGSMDEEKISSVFYTNVVAMMNPLIYSLRNKDVKTALRKTLSRR comes from the coding sequence ATGAGACACTATGGAAGAGCTGGGTTGTTCTCTAATGGAACCCTTTTGTCCTGTATCCACAGATTCCCTCAGAGAAGAATGGCTCCTGGaaatgactcttttgtgactgaaTTCATTCTGTTGGGATTAACAGACCAACCTGATCTCCAACTCCCTCTGTTCCTACTGTTCCTAGGAATGTATATGATCACTATTCTGGGAAATTTGGGATTGATAATCCTAATCACACTGAATTCAAAtctgcacacccccatgtactttttcctctttaACTTGTCCTTCATAGATCTCTGTTATTCTTCTGTGTTTACACCCAGAATGATGATTAACTTCACATCAAAGAAGAATATTATTTCTTACATGGGGTGCATGACCCAGCTCtacttcttctgtttttttgtcATTTCTGAATGCTATGTGCTGACATCAATGGCCTacgaccgctatgtggccatctgtaaccCACTCTTGTATAATGTTGTTATGTCCCCTAAAGTGTGTTCCAACCTTGTGCTTGGTTCCTACTTGATGGCATTTTCTGGTGCCATGGCTCACACTGGATGCATGCTGAGACTGACCTTCTGTGATGCAAACACCATCAACCATTATTTCTGTGATGTCCACCCTTTGCTCCAGCTCTCCTGCACAAGTACCTATGTCAATGAGCTTGTAGTTTTCATTGTGGTGGGCATCAACATCATTGTGCCCAGTTTCATTATCTTTGTCTCTTATTGTCTCATCCTCACCAACATCCTTCAAATCAAGTCCACGGAGGGCAGGTCCAAAGCCTTCAGCACTTGTACTTCCCACATAATTGCTGTTTCTCTGTTCTTTGGATCAATGTCATTCATGTATCTCAAACCATCTTCTGCTGGTTCTATGGATGAGGAAAAAATCTCTTCTGTCTTTTACACCAATGTGGTTGCTATGATGAACCCCTTAATCTATAGTTTGAGAAATAAAGATGTGAAAACTGCTCTGAGAAAAACCCTGAGTAGGAGATAA